The following proteins are encoded in a genomic region of Hyla sarda isolate aHylSar1 chromosome 3, aHylSar1.hap1, whole genome shotgun sequence:
- the TRMT6 gene encoding tRNA (adenine(58)-N(1))-methyltransferase non-catalytic subunit TRM6 isoform X2 produces the protein MEIVQQLIENSTTFRGKTEFAQEKYIKKKKKKYESHITILKPSTRILAIMYYAREPGKICHLRYDTLAQMLTLGNIHAGSKVIVMETCAGLVLGSVMERMGGYGSVIQMYPGGGPVRAATDCFGFPKSFYETLYEFPLHKLEALISGTLNYSSNVIPEENTEKTDEESSRSDNEKQEATLAVVGDCIAEEVEESMETSQPENEEAEKSCGEISENHKGGQNLDKKQLAIEKKRKQDERRKRECEAAKLLQDRNADGLVVASRFHPTPLLLSLLEFVAPSRPFVVYCQYKEPLLECYTKLREKGGVINLRLSETWLRNYQVLPDRSHPKLVMSSGGGYLLYGITVARDTTKTNSRCPERTEEPAPKKQKVVEDKS, from the exons ATG GAAATTGTCCAGCAGCTTATAGAGAACAGTACGACGTTTCGTGGCAAGACGGAATTTGCACAAGAAAAGTatataaagaaaaagaagaaaaa GTATGAATCTCATATTACAATTTTAAAGCCTTCCACCCGTATTCTTGCCATAATGTACTATGCTAGAGAACCTGGAAAAATTTG TCACCTCCGATATGATACTTTGGCCCAGATGCTGACATTAGGAAATATCCATGCAGGAAGTAAAGTGATAGTTATGGAAACCTGTGCTGGTTTAGTTCTGGGATCAGTAATGGAGCGCATGGGAG gaTATGGATCTGTTATTCAGATGTACCCGGGTGGTGGACCTGTTCGAGCTGCAACAGACTGCTTTGGTTTTCCAAAGTCTTTTTACGAAACACTGTATGAGTTTCCTCTCCACAAACTGGAGGCTTTGATCTCTGGAACTTTGAATTACTCTTCTAATGTTATTCCTGAGGAGAACACGGAAAAGACTGATGAGGAAAGCAGCAGGTCAGACAATGAAAAGCAAGAAGCTACTCTGGCTGTTGTAGGGGACTGTATAGCTGAAGAAGTGGAAGAAAGTATGGAAACCAGTCAACCAGAAAACGAAGAAGCAGAGAAAAGTTGTGGAGAGATCTCTGAGAACCACAAAGGAGGCCAGAATCTTGACAAGAAACAACTT GCAATAGAAAAGAAGCGTAAACAAGACGAGAGAAGAAAGAGGGAGTGCGAAGCTGCAAAGTTGTTACAAGATAGAAATGCTGATGG GCTGGTCGTAGCCTCCCGGTTCCACCCTACACCTTTGCTTCTTAGTTTGCTAGAATTCGTTGCTCCATCAAGGCCCTTTGTTGTCTACTGCCAATACAAAGAG CCTCTACTTGAATGTTATACAAAACTTAGAGAAAAAGGTGGCGTCATTAACCTCAGGCTCTCAGAGACCTGGCTGAGAAATTATCAG gtcttGCCAGACAGAAGTCACCCGAAATTGGTGATGAGCAGCGGAGGAGGTTACCTACTATACGGCATCACAGTAGCCAGAGACACCACAAAGACCAATAGTAGGTGCCCAGAAAGAACCGAAGAACCAGCACCAAAAAAGCAAAAAGTTGTAGAAGATAAAAgctaa
- the TRMT6 gene encoding tRNA (adenine(58)-N(1))-methyltransferase non-catalytic subunit TRM6 isoform X3, with protein MYYAREPGKICHLRYDTLAQMLTLGNIHAGSKVIVMETCAGLVLGSVMERMGGYGSVIQMYPGGGPVRAATDCFGFPKSFYETLYEFPLHKLEALISGTLNYSSNVIPEENTEKTDEESSRSDNEKQEATLAVVGDCIAEEVEESMETSQPENEEAEKSCGEISENHKGGQNLDKKQLAIEKKRKQDERRKRECEAAKLLQDRNADGLVVASRFHPTPLLLSLLEFVAPSRPFVVYCQYKEPLLECYTKLREKGGVINLRLSETWLRNYQVLPDRSHPKLVMSSGGGYLLYGITVARDTTKTNSRCPERTEEPAPKKQKVVEDKS; from the exons ATGTACTATGCTAGAGAACCTGGAAAAATTTG TCACCTCCGATATGATACTTTGGCCCAGATGCTGACATTAGGAAATATCCATGCAGGAAGTAAAGTGATAGTTATGGAAACCTGTGCTGGTTTAGTTCTGGGATCAGTAATGGAGCGCATGGGAG gaTATGGATCTGTTATTCAGATGTACCCGGGTGGTGGACCTGTTCGAGCTGCAACAGACTGCTTTGGTTTTCCAAAGTCTTTTTACGAAACACTGTATGAGTTTCCTCTCCACAAACTGGAGGCTTTGATCTCTGGAACTTTGAATTACTCTTCTAATGTTATTCCTGAGGAGAACACGGAAAAGACTGATGAGGAAAGCAGCAGGTCAGACAATGAAAAGCAAGAAGCTACTCTGGCTGTTGTAGGGGACTGTATAGCTGAAGAAGTGGAAGAAAGTATGGAAACCAGTCAACCAGAAAACGAAGAAGCAGAGAAAAGTTGTGGAGAGATCTCTGAGAACCACAAAGGAGGCCAGAATCTTGACAAGAAACAACTT GCAATAGAAAAGAAGCGTAAACAAGACGAGAGAAGAAAGAGGGAGTGCGAAGCTGCAAAGTTGTTACAAGATAGAAATGCTGATGG GCTGGTCGTAGCCTCCCGGTTCCACCCTACACCTTTGCTTCTTAGTTTGCTAGAATTCGTTGCTCCATCAAGGCCCTTTGTTGTCTACTGCCAATACAAAGAG CCTCTACTTGAATGTTATACAAAACTTAGAGAAAAAGGTGGCGTCATTAACCTCAGGCTCTCAGAGACCTGGCTGAGAAATTATCAG gtcttGCCAGACAGAAGTCACCCGAAATTGGTGATGAGCAGCGGAGGAGGTTACCTACTATACGGCATCACAGTAGCCAGAGACACCACAAAGACCAATAGTAGGTGCCCAGAAAGAACCGAAGAACCAGCACCAAAAAAGCAAAAAGTTGTAGAAGATAAAAgctaa